The DNA segment GTATCGCCGCCGATACCCCGTGATGATGGTCACCTGTAGCGCAAGGGGGCACCAGATTGGCGACATTGCGCACTGTAAAGATATCGCCGGGATCGCACCCCAGCAGCATGGCCGGGTCGACCCGTGAATCGCAGCAGCCAATCAGCAGCTTGCCCGGATGCTGTCCATCGCGCAGGTCGCGATAGAGATCGGGTATGTCTTCGAAATACTGGTGCTGAAAGCGCTCGAAGCCGCTTATGAAGCGCTCAAAGTCACCGGGGACATTTGTCATGCTTTTCATGCCGATCTCAGCAAATGCCGACCTTGAGATCAGCCAGCCAGTTGATAAAACGCATCACATCGGCGCCGCGATAAATCGCACCGTGCTGAGGACAAAGAAAATCGATTTCCATCTTGGCCGCACGTTCGCACCAGTCAAGTTTGGCCGAATTGGAGCCCATCCAGCGGCGATGGAACGCTTCGGCATAATGAATGTGTTGGTCAAAGTCTCGAACATAGAGCTCTTGATATTCCTGCGGCAGCAGTGCTGCTCCAATATCGCCGCTGAAGAGTAACTTCAAGTGTGGATCATATAGGTGAAAGTTGCCGGACGAGTGCAAATAGTGTGCTGGAACGGCATGCAATGCGTGGTTTCCCACACGGAATGTGTGGCCCTGATCCGGAATGGCAATCAGATCCTGCTCCCTGCCGCCGAAGTGCGGGATGAAGGTTTTCCAGAGTCCGCTGACATGGCAGCGCAGGGCCGGATTAAAATTCAGCCACAGCGATAGCGAGCTGATGACATCCGGATCCTGATGTGATGCAAACAAGGCAGAAATGCTCATTGGATCAATGACTTCTGCAAGGGCGCCAAATACGGCCGGAAAGATTTCCATGCCGCCCGGATCGGTCAGCAATGCCTCGTTGCCGGCATGACAAAGATATTCATTGGTATCGATCAGGTGCTCGGGTCGCGCGGGATCTCTGGAAATGGCATACCAGACAGCGTCTCCATCCTGAACGATGACGTGTGCCTTTTTCATTTGTTTATCCTTAATGCACGTTTAAGGGTCTCAAGGCTGAGTAAAATGCTGTCTACTTGCTTGGCAAAATCATTGGCGGCATCAGTCAGCGCATCGCCTTGTGTGTTGGCGTGAGCTGATTCGATGCGCGCCGATCGCGCAATAACGGAACCAAACAGGCAAATTTCAAAAGCATTGCCGAGGGCTATATGCATTTGTTTATTGACCTTGTTTAATTCGATCATTTTTAATGAATCATCTG comes from the Burkholderiaceae bacterium DAT-1 genome and includes:
- a CDS encoding MBL fold metallo-hydrolase — translated: MKKAHVIVQDGDAVWYAISRDPARPEHLIDTNEYLCHAGNEALLTDPGGMEIFPAVFGALAEVIDPMSISALFASHQDPDVISSLSLWLNFNPALRCHVSGLWKTFIPHFGGREQDLIAIPDQGHTFRVGNHALHAVPAHYLHSSGNFHLYDPHLKLLFSGDIGAALLPQEYQELYVRDFDQHIHYAEAFHRRWMGSNSAKLDWCERAAKMEIDFLCPQHGAIYRGADVMRFINWLADLKVGIC